A region from the Arachis ipaensis cultivar K30076 chromosome B01, Araip1.1, whole genome shotgun sequence genome encodes:
- the LOC107614331 gene encoding uncharacterized protein LOC107614331 isoform X1 translates to MGEGRDGDWDCSSCNNRNYAFRSFCNRCKQPRILVDTKTPSDSKWLPRIGDWICTGCTNNNYASRERCKKCGQPKEIAAMPAIAMTGASFPAYPNYFSRAPGGPDQKLNIGLIGNGAGAPPQSLHLGSNWSMLGSDKYGVQPLPLWLLGANYSSGLPIENSNSQNLSVPKGWRNGDWICNCGFHNYSSRSQCKKCDAFPPALGTKRLASEELVDDWDKKRLNVGPTNDQVVGTSGDPKPGVLPSFPSINSSIASTLPIPTLFPPQVSTPALLGKGAKQWRSGDWMCTNCNNHNYASRLQCNRCKTQRVSPTQPSNAL, encoded by the exons atggGAGAAGGGAGAGATGGGGATTGGGATTGTAGCAGCTGCAACAACAGAAACTACGCATTCAGATCATTCTGTAACCGTTGCAAGCAGCCACGGATCCTTGTCGATACCAAAACCCCTTCTGATTCCAAGTGGCTACCTCGAATTGGTGATTGGATCTGCACTG GCTGCACTAACAACAATTATGCATCAAGAGAGAGGTGCAAGAAGTGCGGACAACCAAAGGAGATAGCAGCTATGCCAGCAATTGCAATGACCGGGGCATCTTTCCCTGCTTATCCAAATTACTTCTCCAGGGCTCCTGGGGGACCAGATCAAAAGTTGAATATTGGATTGATTGGCAATGGTGCCGGTGCTCCACCTCAGTCACTCCACTTAGGTTCCAATTGGTCGATGTTAGGATCAGATAAGTATGGTGTCCAACCACTTCCCCTATGGCTGCTTGGTGCAAATTATAGCTCTGGACTTCCTATTGAAAATTCCAACAGTCAAAACCTATCTGTACCAAAGGGGTGGCGGAATGGGGATTGGATCTGTAATTGTGGCTTCCATAATTACTCTTCGCGCTCGCAG TGTAAAAAATGCGACGCTTTTCCACCTG CACTTGGGACAAAACGGTTAGCTTCTGAAGAATTGGTTGATGACTGGGACAAGAAGAGATTGAACGTGGGACCT ACTAATGACCAAGTAGTAGGAACAAGCGGAGATCCAAAACCTGGAGTGCTCCCGTCATTTCCTAGCATAAACTCAAGCATAGCTTCAACGTTGCCAATACCGACGCTATTTCCACCTCAAGTTTCTACACCTGCACTCCTTGGAAAAGG AGCAAAGCAATGGCGTAGCGGAGATTGGATGTGCACAAATTGCAACAACCATAATTATGCTTCCAGATTACAGTGTAACAG GTGTAAAACTCAGAGAGTTTCACCCACGCAACCCAGCAATGCATTGTAA
- the LOC107614331 gene encoding uncharacterized protein LOC107614331 isoform X2 translates to MPAIAMTGASFPAYPNYFSRAPGGPDQKLNIGLIGNGAGAPPQSLHLGSNWSMLGSDKYGVQPLPLWLLGANYSSGLPIENSNSQNLSVPKGWRNGDWICNCGFHNYSSRSQCKKCDAFPPALGTKRLASEELVDDWDKKRLNVGPTNDQVVGTSGDPKPGVLPSFPSINSSIASTLPIPTLFPPQVSTPALLGKGAKQWRSGDWMCTNCNNHNYASRLQCNRCKTQRVSPTQPSNAL, encoded by the exons ATGCCAGCAATTGCAATGACCGGGGCATCTTTCCCTGCTTATCCAAATTACTTCTCCAGGGCTCCTGGGGGACCAGATCAAAAGTTGAATATTGGATTGATTGGCAATGGTGCCGGTGCTCCACCTCAGTCACTCCACTTAGGTTCCAATTGGTCGATGTTAGGATCAGATAAGTATGGTGTCCAACCACTTCCCCTATGGCTGCTTGGTGCAAATTATAGCTCTGGACTTCCTATTGAAAATTCCAACAGTCAAAACCTATCTGTACCAAAGGGGTGGCGGAATGGGGATTGGATCTGTAATTGTGGCTTCCATAATTACTCTTCGCGCTCGCAG TGTAAAAAATGCGACGCTTTTCCACCTG CACTTGGGACAAAACGGTTAGCTTCTGAAGAATTGGTTGATGACTGGGACAAGAAGAGATTGAACGTGGGACCT ACTAATGACCAAGTAGTAGGAACAAGCGGAGATCCAAAACCTGGAGTGCTCCCGTCATTTCCTAGCATAAACTCAAGCATAGCTTCAACGTTGCCAATACCGACGCTATTTCCACCTCAAGTTTCTACACCTGCACTCCTTGGAAAAGG AGCAAAGCAATGGCGTAGCGGAGATTGGATGTGCACAAATTGCAACAACCATAATTATGCTTCCAGATTACAGTGTAACAG GTGTAAAACTCAGAGAGTTTCACCCACGCAACCCAGCAATGCATTGTAA
- the LOC107645284 gene encoding protein FAR1-RELATED SEQUENCE 5-like gives MANAKLMWLQYSKFVTELLLLTKLWLVEAGGYIMSINEDDVKNDSDNDLGDDFDYQPNAEDDAEDDHVDLLDSTSKSEEVCGVKRIADLMVEDIWNLEFRTEDEACQFYNAYSCWHRFIMRKDDVVRDNQGRIISRQLVCNKEGWRNMRWKVSCFVESHNHDLTPPQFAHLVPANRRLTVTDKVQVENLHNFGVKTCHIMGYIAFQKGGYRHAGFTRKDLYNHIDCYRRSKVRNGDANAAINYLIGKSNNDPLFFGKYTFTCDERLEHIFWADGQSIIDYHCFGDIVAFDSTYKKNKYNKPLVIFSGCTHHGQTVIFGSGLLSDETTETYKWLLETFVEAMSGKSPKAVITDGDLAMRDAIKNVLPDATHRLCGWHLQRNACENIKNPNFLRDFKGLIYDNNDQRDFDQRWAAILDKHNLVGSTWMEKTYETREMWSHYFLRDKFFGYIRTTSQCEGINSLIRFYVNRKNTLIDFMHNLDRALKEYRNNELIADFKS, from the exons ATGGCGAATGCTAAACTGATGTGGCTCCAGTATTCAAAATTTGTTACTGAACTTCTGCTTTTGACGAAACTGTGGCTGGTGGAAGCTGG GGGTTATATTATGTCCATAAACGAGGATGATGTGAAGAATGATTCTGATAATGATTTGGGTGATGATTTCGATTATCAACCGAATGCAGAAGACGATGCTGAAGACGACCATGTGGATTTGCTGGATTCTACTAGCAAGAGTGAAGAAGTTTGTGGTGTAAAAAGAATAGCAGATTTAATGGTGGAGGATATTTGGAACCTGGAGTTTAGGACAGAGGATGAGGCCTGCCAGTTTTATAACGCTTATTCTTGTTGGCATAGATTTATAATGAGGAAGGACGACGTGGTTAGGGATAATCAAGGTAGAATCATTAGCAGGCAACTTGTTTGCAACAAAGAGGGCTGGAGGAATATGAG ATGGAAGGTATCATGTTTTGTCGAATCTCACAACCACGATCTGACGCCACCCCAATTTGCGCATCTGGTTCCGGCCAATCGTCGTCTCACTGTCACCGATAAAGTCCAAGTggaaaatcttcataattttggtGTCAAGACCTGCCATATTATGGGGTATATTGCGTTCCAGAAGGGTGGATATCGTCATGCTGGCTTCACACGCAAAGATTTGTACAACCACATTGATTGTTATCGTCGGTCAAAGGTTAGAAACGGGGATGCCAATGCGGCAATAAACTATTTGATTGGCAAGTCAAACAACGATCCGCTGTTCTTTGGAAAGTATACGTTCACTTGTGACGAAAGGCTCGAGCATATTTTTTGGGCAGATGGGCAGTCAATTATCGACTATCACTGTTTTGGAGATATTGTTGCCTTTGATTCAACCTACAAGAAGAATAAATACAACAAGCCTTTGGTCATTTTCTCTGGATGCACTCATCACGGGCAGACTGTTATCTTCGGCTCCGGCCTACTATCCGACGAAACCACAGAGACGTATAAGTGGTTGTTGGAAACCTTTGTTGAAGCGATGAGTGGAAAAAGTCCAAAAGCAGTAATAACTGACGGAGACCTTGCCATGCGAGATGCAATCAAGAATGTTCTGCCTGATGCGACCCATCGGTTATGCGGCTGGCATCTGCAGAGAAATGCATGTGAAAATATAAAGAATCCTAATTTCCTGCGCGATTTTAAGGGTCTTATATACGACAACAACGACCAGAGAGACTTTGATCAGAGATGGGCAGCCATTTTGGATAAGCACAACCTTGTTGGCAGTACCTGGATGGAAAAGACATACGAAACTCGTGAGATGTGGTCCCATTATTTCCTCCGGGATAAGTTTTTCGGTTACATAAGGACGACATCACAGTGTGAAGGTATAAATTCTCTCATCAGATTCTATGTTAATCGCAAGAACACCCTCATTGACTTCATGCATAACCTGGATAGGGCCTTAAAGGAGTATAGAAACAACGAATTAATAGCTGACTTTAAGTCTTAG